The region CTGGTGGTCAGCGAGGAGCGCGGCAGCATGCGCATCGCACTGGCCGGACAGCTGGGACCCGACCTCAACGGCACAGAGCTGCGCGAGCAGCTGCGTACCCTGGTCTATGACCGTCAGGTTCCGGTGAACCGCCGCGTAGACCGGACACCGGACGACACCGCAGCGGCCACCGGACCAGAGTCGTCCAGCCCGGCTTCCACGGAAGCCCAGCCCCGGGAGCGCGCGTGAGGGGCCCCGCAGGACCCGAGGTGCGCTGGGCCCGGCTGCAGCGTTGGCTGGAACCCCGCTACTTCACAACCCGCGCCCTGCATAACCTGCCGCAAAAACTGCTGGCCATAGTGATCTCGGTGGCGCTGTGGCTGGTGGCCACCGCAGAACGGCGGGCCAATGTCGAGCAAGGCTACGACGTGCCTGTCACCGTCCGCGATACCACTGGCGGGCGCGGCACCCGCGCGACCAGTGCCCTGAATCCTGCCACTGTCCGCGTCACGCTGTCCGGGCGGCCAGAGCGGCTGCGGCAGTTGAATGCCAAGAACATTGAGGCAACCGTTGACGTGACAGGGGTCCCTGAAGGCAGCTTCACGCGGCCGGTAAAGATCTCGGCCCCCACCGGCACCTCAGTGACCCGCCAGGACCCGGACAAGGTCCAGGGCTTCGTGGATACCCAGCTGACCCGCACCCTGCCGGTGACCCTGGGTGTGGCCACCCCCCCGGAATCCAGCCTGCCCCGCTACACCGTCTCTCCAGCAGAGGCAAGTGTGAGTGGCCCCGGCCGGGTAGTGGGGATCGTCAGTAAGGTGGTGACCAGTCCCTGGGTGATTCCTGCCGGGACTGAACGGGAACTCCCCCTGATTGCCCTGGATGCTCAGGGACGACCGGTGCAGGGTCTGATGATGCAGCCGTCTACAGTCACGGTCCGCCGCCTGGACACTGGCGAAGTACCGGTCAAAAGTCTGCCCATTACGCTCAACCCACCACCGGCAGGCCTGAAAATTACGTCGTCAAGCATGCAGCCCAGTAGTGTCCGGCTGGTCGCGGCTCCAGAGTTGCTTTCACGCCTGCGCGAAGTGGCTGGAACGGTCACCTACCGCCCCGGCACCTACACTGCGCCGGTCACCCTGCGCCTGCCCGCCGGGGCTCAGGCCCTGGAAGAGGTCACAGTGCGCCTGACCGTCGTGGCGGTCAGCCCCCCTGCCGCACCGCCCGGGACGCCACAAGCCCCACCCGTGCGCGAGACTCCCACGGTCCCGGAATCGCCCCCTGCCCGCCCCACGACGCCCTGAAGCGAGACTGTCATTTCATAAGTGACGGATCAGACGGCCAGCCCAGGCATGAGCGTATACTCTGTTTATGATGTGGAGCAGCGGCCACATAAGCGCGTGATGACCGAGGTTCTGTCTCCTGAACAAGGCCTGCTGGACTGGCTGGTGTGGGAAGACAGGGTCCGTCTGATGGTTCGTCCACGTCGCTTTGAACATGTCCTGCGCGTGGCAGAACTCGCGCGCCATATTGCGCTGTCTAATGGGGCAGACCCTGAACGTGCCTACGCCGCGGGCATCCTGCATGACATTGCCCGGGACCTGCCGGACGCTGAGCTGCTGCGGCTGGCCCCACCTGAGTGCGACATCGATTCGGCACATCCACTGGCGCTGCACGGGCGCGCAGCCCGCACGTTGCTGACCCGGTGGGGCTATCACGATCCGGTGGTCCTGGAAGCGGTCGAGGATCACACCACCGGGCCACGCGGCGGCAACGACGTCGCGGCGTGTGTCTATATTGCCGACGTGTCAGAACCCGGACGCGGCGTCAACGCCGATATCCGAGAGCTGGCGGCACACGACCTGACTGGCGCCCTGGAGCGGGCCATTGTGTCCAAAGTCACCTATCTGCAGGGCAGGGGCATTCAGGTGCATCCAAGGACGCTACAGGCCTATTATGCACTGCCCTGCATTCAGCAGGAGAGCAAAACCTCCATCATGCCCAAGCCGTCTTCTGAACTTTCTTCTCAATCCAACACGCCCGAATCGTCTTCCGCACAGCCGGATGCCACGCCGCGTGGTCCGGCCCAACCGTGAGCCGGAGGGCTACGCCCACATCATCCCGATCCCCCTCACTGGCGCTGCTGCGCGCCGCACAGGCTTTCGGGCTGAGTGTCGCCGCCATGACCTTGGGGGGGCTGGCGCTGGTCAGTGGTGCGGGCGGCACGGTCACAAACGGTCCAAGTCGCGCTGCGCCGGAGTTCACGGTACTTCTTGCCGGACGTGACATCGTGTACTGCTATTACCGCCAGCCGTGCAAGGATCAGAACCAGCGCACTGGTCTCACTCAGCCGCCCAACACCGATACCCTGATGCTGGTCAAGGTCAACGGCACCCAGGTCAAGGTGCTGAGCATTCCCCGCGACACCAATGTGGGCCCCTACGATCCCTCACGCGGCAAAGGGCAGCAGAAGGTCAATATGCAGTATTACCTGCATGGTCCCGAAGGCCTCCTGCGCGCCGCCGAGACCATCACCGGGGAGCGGGTGGACTCTTACGTGATTGTTCGCACCGACTATGTCGAGCGAGTGATCAACGCGCTGGGTGGCCTGGATGTAACGGTGCCGGAAGGAGGCATCGAGTGGGTGGATCAGGCGGCTGGCGTAGATCTCAAGCTTTCTCCTGGCGAGCATCACCTGGACGGAAAGACCGGGGTACTGTTCCTGCGGGTCCGTAAGGGCTTCGGGGACGATTACGGCCGTATGGACCATCAGAAGCAGGCGTTGACCCAACTGGCGGCCCGGCTCCGCTCTCCCCAGGGACTTGCAGCCCTGCCGACCATCCTGGGCGGGATCGGGGACGGCGTTGAAACCAATCTGGACCCAGGCCTCCTGGCCACCTTGCAGCCCTACCTGGGGCAGATGAAGCTCTCGTTTGCCACGCTGCCCACCGAACCGATTCCTGGTACTTTCAACCTGGCCGTCGACCGTGAGCGGCTTTCGAAACTGTGGGGAGACACCCCCGTTCAGACCAGCACTCCCCGTCAGGCGCCCGACGTTACTCTTAAGGTGGTGGACGCCAGCGGAGCGACTCTGGGGCCGGCACTGGCCCGCGCCCTGCAGGCGCTGGGATACGAGAAGGTCGAAGTGGAATCTGCGCCAGCCAGCCGGGAGCCCAGCCAGGTGTTTACGACAGACGCCGTGGATGAAGCGAACCTCCTCGCCGACGCGCTGCAACTGCCAAGGCTGCAAGGTGAACGTTTTCCCGTTCGAAGTGGACAGGTGGGTATTCTGCTGGGCATGGACGCGCGCCAGTCTCTGGCAGCCTTAGGCAAACTGGCTGCTTCTCCCTCAGCGTCCGGGGCCCAGATCACGCCCGAAGCACCGCCCCAGACCACTCCTTCCCAGATCTCACCGGCACAGTTGCCGACAGCCCCCTCAGACGCCCCCTCTCAGACCCTGGAGACACCATGACCGATCAGACCATTCAGCAACAGTTGCGCGCCATCGTGGACGCCGCCCGTGAACGCCGCGCCGAGGACGTGACGGTGCTAGACCTGACCGACGTCAGCAGCACGCTGGAATACTTCGTGATCTGCACCGCCAGCGCCGGTCTGCAGCTCAACGCCGTGCAGGAAAATATCCGGGAAAAAGCCCAGGCCACTGGTCTGCCCCGTCCCAGTGTGGAAGGACCCAGCGAACGCTGGCTGCTGCTGGCATTCGGCGGTGGCATCGTGGTGCACATCATGACCAAGGACGCGCGCGAATACTACGACCTGGAAGGGCTGTGGAGCGACGCCAGGACGCTGGATTTCCCTGAAGAACTGACCAGCTGAGACAAATCGGGCAAATCAAAGTGCGCCGCAGGTAGAACTGGCGGCGCACAGTTTTGGTCCCTGAGGAAGAGCGCAGGGCCAGCAGTCAGGATTGGGGCCCATGATGTGAACTGAACGGACAGAGCTGTGCCCGAAAACCCATAAACACATTCAACCCATCTGCAGGCTGACTTCACATCGGTAGCCCCAGGCACGCCCCCAGACACGCTGCTGGAGTTCACACTGCCGGAATCGCCCGAGCGACACTGTCCGGCAGTTCACGGGCAACGCGTTCCAGCG is a window of Deinococcus deserti VCD115 DNA encoding:
- a CDS encoding YbbR-like domain-containing protein — protein: MRGPAGPEVRWARLQRWLEPRYFTTRALHNLPQKLLAIVISVALWLVATAERRANVEQGYDVPVTVRDTTGGRGTRATSALNPATVRVTLSGRPERLRQLNAKNIEATVDVTGVPEGSFTRPVKISAPTGTSVTRQDPDKVQGFVDTQLTRTLPVTLGVATPPESSLPRYTVSPAEASVSGPGRVVGIVSKVVTSPWVIPAGTERELPLIALDAQGRPVQGLMMQPSTVTVRRLDTGEVPVKSLPITLNPPPAGLKITSSSMQPSSVRLVAAPELLSRLREVAGTVTYRPGTYTAPVTLRLPAGAQALEEVTVRLTVVAVSPPAAPPGTPQAPPVRETPTVPESPPARPTTP
- the yqeK gene encoding bis(5'-nucleosyl)-tetraphosphatase (symmetrical) YqeK; its protein translation is MVRPRRFEHVLRVAELARHIALSNGADPERAYAAGILHDIARDLPDAELLRLAPPECDIDSAHPLALHGRAARTLLTRWGYHDPVVLEAVEDHTTGPRGGNDVAACVYIADVSEPGRGVNADIRELAAHDLTGALERAIVSKVTYLQGRGIQVHPRTLQAYYALPCIQQESKTSIMPKPSSELSSQSNTPESSSAQPDATPRGPAQP
- a CDS encoding LCP family protein yields the protein MSRRATPTSSRSPSLALLRAAQAFGLSVAAMTLGGLALVSGAGGTVTNGPSRAAPEFTVLLAGRDIVYCYYRQPCKDQNQRTGLTQPPNTDTLMLVKVNGTQVKVLSIPRDTNVGPYDPSRGKGQQKVNMQYYLHGPEGLLRAAETITGERVDSYVIVRTDYVERVINALGGLDVTVPEGGIEWVDQAAGVDLKLSPGEHHLDGKTGVLFLRVRKGFGDDYGRMDHQKQALTQLAARLRSPQGLAALPTILGGIGDGVETNLDPGLLATLQPYLGQMKLSFATLPTEPIPGTFNLAVDRERLSKLWGDTPVQTSTPRQAPDVTLKVVDASGATLGPALARALQALGYEKVEVESAPASREPSQVFTTDAVDEANLLADALQLPRLQGERFPVRSGQVGILLGMDARQSLAALGKLAASPSASGAQITPEAPPQTTPSQISPAQLPTAPSDAPSQTLETP
- the rsfS gene encoding ribosome silencing factor, whose amino-acid sequence is MTDQTIQQQLRAIVDAARERRAEDVTVLDLTDVSSTLEYFVICTASAGLQLNAVQENIREKAQATGLPRPSVEGPSERWLLLAFGGGIVVHIMTKDAREYYDLEGLWSDARTLDFPEELTS